Proteins encoded within one genomic window of Nitrospirota bacterium:
- a CDS encoding class I SAM-dependent methyltransferase: MITKERDVFAADIYRRELAASMKLEDLRQTYSGDYPELGDISTSEKWDSLSGMESVPEVRIKRLEKAARLIDADKKILDIGVGWGEILPMLLKENKAADYTGIDFSAEVIKRLSAKYPGQKFLNVTVDKLNEKYDYILVLEVLEHIVPSRVFDFLNEARRLLKDDGVLIVSVPLEDLKNNTFVCGKCGSFVNKMGHVRNYSVELIKAELQLAGFKSFYSELLYHGYYGLSGTIKRMLRNAAGYLAGPSGFKPLAPCNVILALKQDGS, from the coding sequence ATGATAACTAAAGAGAGAGATGTCTTTGCCGCTGATATTTACCGCCGGGAGCTTGCGGCCTCAATGAAGCTTGAAGATCTGAGGCAGACATACTCAGGGGATTATCCCGAACTTGGCGACATAAGCACCTCTGAGAAATGGGACAGCCTGAGCGGGATGGAGAGCGTTCCCGAGGTTCGCATAAAGAGGCTGGAGAAGGCGGCAAGACTTATTGACGCTGATAAAAAGATACTGGACATCGGTGTCGGATGGGGAGAAATTCTTCCTATGCTTCTTAAAGAGAATAAGGCTGCGGATTATACAGGCATAGATTTTTCAGCTGAGGTCATAAAAAGGCTTTCGGCTAAATATCCGGGCCAGAAGTTTTTAAATGTTACCGTAGATAAGCTTAATGAAAAGTATGATTATATACTTGTGCTTGAAGTGCTTGAGCATATTGTCCCGAGCAGGGTCTTTGATTTTCTTAACGAGGCGCGGAGATTATTAAAAGACGACGGCGTGCTGATAGTCAGCGTGCCTCTTGAGGACCTTAAGAACAATACCTTTGTCTGCGGGAAGTGCGGAAGCTTTGTGAACAAGATGGGGCATGTAAGGAACTATTCAGTGGAACTGATAAAGGCGGAGCTTCAGCTGGCGGGATTCAAATCTTTTTATTCCGAGCTTCTGTACCATGGATATTATGGCCTGTCAGGAACCATAAAAAGGATGCTGAGGAATGCGGCAGGGTATCTTGCAGGGCCTTCCGGTTTTAAGCCCCTGGCGCCGTGCAATGTCATCCTCGCTCTCAAACAGGATGGATCATGA
- a CDS encoding NAD-dependent epimerase/dehydratase family protein, with amino-acid sequence MNNFKSTDRILITGGTGFIGGHLAQRCLKHTPLVTCIDEGDKELSATNVEYIRADVSDKKELQWALDNRSFEYVFNLSGYIDHTHYFKGGRRLIETHFTGLMNLIDCLDRESLKGFVQIGSSDEYGGAPAPQREEMRERPISPYSAAKTAASHFIQMLSDTEGFPGAVLRFFLVYGPGQDEKRFLPQIIKACLNNEEFRTSEGRQLRDFCYIDDVADAITTAALTPDANGHIINISSGTPVSIREIVEKVMISAGGGKPLWGAYPYREGENMELYADISLAKKILGWSPRTGIEHGLKKTIEYYRGER; translated from the coding sequence ATGAATAACTTCAAAAGCACTGACAGGATTCTGATAACAGGCGGCACAGGTTTCATAGGAGGGCATCTCGCGCAAAGATGCCTTAAGCATACGCCTCTTGTCACATGCATTGACGAAGGAGATAAAGAATTATCAGCCACGAATGTTGAATATATCCGTGCCGATGTTTCAGACAAGAAGGAGCTGCAGTGGGCTCTTGATAACAGATCTTTCGAATATGTATTTAACCTGAGCGGTTATATCGACCATACCCATTATTTTAAAGGCGGAAGAAGGCTGATCGAAACGCATTTTACAGGGCTCATGAACCTGATCGACTGTCTTGACAGGGAGAGCCTCAAGGGGTTTGTCCAGATAGGGAGCAGTGACGAATACGGCGGCGCGCCCGCGCCTCAGCGCGAGGAGATGAGGGAAAGGCCGATCTCGCCGTATTCCGCGGCAAAGACAGCGGCGTCTCATTTCATACAGATGCTCTCTGATACCGAAGGGTTTCCCGGAGCGGTTCTGAGGTTTTTCCTTGTGTACGGGCCGGGCCAGGATGAGAAGAGGTTTCTCCCGCAGATAATAAAGGCATGCCTCAATAATGAAGAGTTCAGGACATCCGAGGGCAGGCAGTTGAGGGACTTCTGCTATATCGATGACGTGGCTGACGCGATAACAACAGCGGCGTTGACTCCGGATGCAAATGGGCATATTATCAACATCTCCTCAGGCACGCCTGTTTCGATCAGAGAGATAGTGGAGAAAGTGATGATATCCGCCGGCGGAGGGAAGCCCTTATGGGGAGCTTATCCGTACAGGGAAGGCGAGAATATGGAATTGTACGCTGACATCAGCCTGGCGAAAAAGATATTGGGCTGGTCGCCCCGGACCGGCATTGAGCACGGCCTGAAGAAAACAATAGAATATTACAGAGGTGAACGATGA
- a CDS encoding glycosyltransferase family 4 protein, translating to MKITISSTGGTHRVIELAGELDSRGLLDTIFIPIYSRKHPYLANIFGRQEDEQDIAIEKVRTNLSYSLLRKARSSVGFAFKSPRSFFLNEYLDEWVAGEIGRASDIVMAESMIALHTIRKAKASGMATMLDTTNTHILNQSRILEEEYDRLGIRYSFNPSAIVEKGLKEYEEADHITVRSSFAGRTFTERGISADKLFVVPSGIRMENFRQVKKEDDVFRVVYCGLSCIKKGTHYLLKAFRELQMKNAELCLIGGVLNDIKPLLAQYEGHFKSITFIKKNELYKYYSQGSVFVMPSLEEGLAKVIVEAMACGLPVIATENTGAEDIFQHGREGFIIQAGDAEALKEKILYMYNNHVACREMGQAAMLHVQKGFTINDYAERMIHAFSDALNQKGKDINK from the coding sequence ATGAAGATAACAATATCATCCACAGGAGGAACGCACCGCGTCATAGAACTCGCGGGTGAGCTTGACTCAAGAGGGCTGCTTGATACCATCTTCATTCCTATTTACAGCCGCAAGCATCCGTATCTTGCAAATATATTCGGCAGGCAGGAGGATGAACAGGATATTGCCATAGAGAAGGTAAGGACAAATCTCTCTTATTCTCTTTTGCGCAAGGCAAGAAGCAGCGTTGGTTTTGCGTTTAAAAGCCCGAGATCATTTTTTCTGAATGAATATTTAGATGAGTGGGTTGCTGGCGAGATCGGCAGGGCTTCAGACATCGTAATGGCTGAGAGCATGATAGCCCTTCACACCATAAGGAAGGCAAAGGCATCGGGTATGGCAACGATGCTTGACACTACGAATACGCATATACTGAACCAGAGCCGGATACTGGAAGAAGAATATGACAGGCTCGGGATAAGATACAGCTTTAATCCTTCCGCCATTGTTGAGAAGGGGCTGAAGGAGTATGAAGAGGCTGATCATATTACAGTAAGGTCATCATTTGCCGGCAGGACATTTACAGAAAGAGGCATCTCTGCCGATAAGCTCTTTGTTGTTCCTTCGGGTATAAGGATGGAAAATTTCAGGCAGGTAAAAAAAGAGGATGACGTCTTCAGGGTTGTTTACTGCGGGCTGTCATGCATAAAAAAAGGGACTCACTATCTGCTGAAGGCATTCAGGGAGTTGCAGATGAAGAATGCTGAACTCTGCCTCATAGGCGGTGTGCTGAATGATATTAAACCTCTGTTGGCGCAGTATGAGGGGCATTTCAAATCCATCACATTTATTAAAAAGAATGAACTGTATAAATATTATTCTCAGGGTTCTGTCTTTGTCATGCCGTCGCTTGAGGAGGGGCTTGCCAAAGTGATCGTGGAGGCGATGGCGTGCGGCCTGCCGGTAATAGCAACAGAAAATACAGGTGCAGAGGATATCTTTCAGCACGGCAGGGAGGGTTTTATTATACAGGCGGGGGATGCGGAAGCTTTAAAGGAGAAGATATTATATATGTATAATAATCATGTAGCATGCAGAGAGATGGGACAGGCAGCAATGTTGCATGTTCAAAAAGGGTTTACAATAAATGACTATGCTGAGAGAATGATACATGCTTTCAGCGACGCATTAAATCAGAAAGGGAAGGACATAAACAAATGA
- the rfbG gene encoding CDP-glucose 4,6-dehydratase: MKKRLKDIEAFNGVYKGKRVLVTGHTGFKGSWLSQWLLKLGADVAGFSLYLPSEPCNFEVTGLRGKIRHYEGDIRNIGELKKVFKDFKPQIVFHLAAQAIVRKSFNEPKETFDTNLGGTVNVLECIRDTGSVKASVIITSDKCYKNLEWEWGYRENDILGGDDPYSASKACAEIACNAYIKSCFNSKGSAKIATARAGNVVGGGDWAKDRIIPDCVRAWSTGEKAACRNPEATRPWQHVLEPLSGYLWLGAGLITGPDELAGEAFNFGPESKVIKSVGELVNALADSWGDAKWEHISSRGKIKESQLLKLSCDKALKRLGWHAILTFDEVVGLTAQWYKRYYGKKDDIFDHASSQIDFYMKKGMELNAPWIRRK, from the coding sequence ATGAAAAAACGGCTTAAAGATATTGAGGCGTTCAACGGCGTTTACAAAGGCAAAAGGGTACTGGTCACAGGCCACACCGGATTCAAAGGTTCATGGCTGAGCCAATGGCTTTTGAAGCTCGGTGCTGATGTCGCGGGATTTTCTTTATACCTTCCGTCTGAGCCGTGTAATTTTGAAGTGACAGGATTGCGCGGGAAGATAAGGCACTATGAGGGCGATATCCGCAATATCGGAGAGTTGAAAAAAGTATTCAAAGATTTTAAACCGCAGATAGTCTTTCACCTTGCCGCGCAGGCTATTGTGCGCAAGTCATTTAATGAGCCGAAGGAGACCTTTGACACCAACTTAGGCGGAACCGTCAATGTGCTTGAATGCATCAGAGACACGGGATCCGTGAAGGCATCGGTGATCATCACAAGCGACAAGTGCTACAAAAATCTTGAGTGGGAGTGGGGCTACCGCGAGAATGATATCCTCGGCGGAGACGACCCTTACAGCGCGTCAAAGGCATGCGCCGAGATAGCCTGCAATGCATATATTAAATCCTGTTTTAATTCCAAAGGCTCGGCAAAGATCGCCACTGCAAGGGCAGGAAATGTTGTTGGCGGCGGCGACTGGGCAAAGGACCGGATAATACCTGACTGCGTCAGGGCATGGAGCACCGGCGAAAAGGCGGCATGCAGAAACCCTGAGGCGACAAGGCCGTGGCAGCATGTTCTGGAGCCTTTGAGCGGCTATCTCTGGTTAGGCGCAGGTTTGATTACCGGCCCTGATGAGCTTGCCGGTGAAGCATTTAACTTCGGCCCTGAAAGCAAGGTCATAAAATCCGTGGGCGAGCTGGTCAATGCATTGGCAGATTCATGGGGAGATGCCAAATGGGAGCACATAAGCAGCAGGGGGAAGATAAAAGAGTCACAGCTTCTGAAGCTTTCATGCGACAAGGCGCTGAAGAGGCTCGGCTGGCATGCGATACTCACCTTTGATGAAGTTGTCGGATTAACAGCGCAATGGTACAAACGCTACTACGGCAAAAAAGATGATATCTTTGATCACGCATCTTCGCAGATAGATTTTTACATGAAAAAAGGCATGGAACTGAATGCCCCGTGGATAAGAAGGAAATAG
- a CDS encoding polysaccharide biosynthesis protein, producing the protein MSLSEKQIKNIFIYVLPKFVGYGLNLLTLPILTRLLSPDDFGVIVLALAFPTIAVAVVTAGVPSSVPRYYFEYRKDEVKLNMLYFSAQLYLLTMFVASTAAVYFAKDFISVLVTGAAVYGSAVFISYLTAYLGQVNQLYLLLYQNMEKAALHSAFVFLQVLTSVLLSLILVWYFKMSYMGMIYGSFAGSLISNLAMAFHFNRSVKPGFSRKLLVENIKYGLQVLPKSFTGFINRFFDKYMLNAMLSMSVAGVYSIGQTITNAIDVLMSNAGMAFRPVIYKEVFDKGDKASSDVGRLFSVFSFMVLMPLLLVILFAEEVIYIIAPPSYYGAINIIVILAAGLATQTFGKSVGVQYEYSKKPFLIFPVTVVSTIINIVLNIFLIPRYGLAGAGFSAMASLSAMNFMFTYIGQKLYRIQYEWKTIISMYALIISAMLTILYFREIGHGRLYFYAAKLIYIVLFVLVGMRAKILTKASIAKVSGILFKTSPA; encoded by the coding sequence ATGTCATTATCAGAGAAACAGATCAAAAACATATTCATCTACGTTCTGCCTAAATTCGTCGGATACGGGCTGAATCTCCTGACATTGCCGATACTCACAAGGCTATTGTCGCCGGATGATTTCGGGGTCATAGTATTGGCGCTTGCCTTTCCGACTATCGCTGTTGCCGTTGTCACGGCAGGGGTTCCGTCTTCCGTTCCAAGATATTATTTTGAGTATCGCAAAGATGAAGTAAAACTGAATATGCTTTATTTTTCGGCACAGCTTTACCTTCTCACAATGTTCGTTGCTTCAACGGCAGCGGTCTATTTCGCTAAAGACTTTATCTCAGTCCTTGTGACCGGAGCTGCTGTTTACGGATCGGCCGTATTCATCTCCTACTTAACAGCATACCTCGGGCAGGTTAACCAGCTTTATCTCCTGCTTTATCAGAATATGGAAAAAGCTGCGCTTCATTCGGCATTCGTGTTTTTGCAGGTACTGACCAGTGTTCTCCTGAGCCTCATTCTGGTCTGGTATTTCAAGATGTCCTATATGGGGATGATATACGGCTCTTTTGCCGGCTCTTTGATATCAAACCTTGCCATGGCATTTCATTTCAACAGAAGTGTGAAGCCGGGGTTCAGCAGAAAGCTGCTTGTTGAGAATATAAAATACGGCCTCCAGGTCCTGCCGAAATCCTTCACAGGCTTCATAAACAGGTTCTTTGACAAATACATGCTTAACGCCATGCTCTCGATGTCTGTGGCCGGTGTATACAGCATCGGCCAGACTATCACAAATGCCATTGATGTTTTAATGAGCAATGCAGGCATGGCCTTCCGGCCCGTTATATACAAAGAGGTATTTGATAAAGGAGATAAGGCATCATCAGATGTCGGCAGGCTCTTTTCTGTTTTCTCCTTTATGGTGCTGATGCCGCTCCTGCTGGTGATATTATTTGCAGAGGAAGTGATCTACATAATCGCGCCGCCATCCTACTACGGGGCGATCAACATAATAGTCATTCTTGCCGCCGGGCTTGCCACGCAGACATTCGGCAAAAGCGTCGGAGTGCAGTATGAGTACAGCAAAAAGCCGTTTTTGATATTTCCGGTGACTGTAGTTTCAACTATTATCAATATAGTCCTGAATATATTTTTAATACCACGATACGGCCTGGCGGGCGCAGGTTTTTCAGCAATGGCAAGCCTTTCAGCAATGAATTTCATGTTTACATATATAGGGCAGAAACTCTACAGGATACAATATGAATGGAAGACGATCATATCGATGTACGCGCTTATAATCTCAGCGATGCTGACTATTTTGTATTTCAGGGAAATTGGACATGGCCGTCTTTATTTCTACGCGGCAAAATTGATTTATATAGTCCTATTCGTTCTGGTGGGCATGAGGGCAAAGATATTGACAAAGGCATCGATTGCAAAGGTATCAGGGATACTCTTCAAAACTTCACCGGCATAG
- a CDS encoding radical SAM protein: MIPKSNEIRVEVSTRCNYNCIICPREKLTRKKETMSLKLFKDLFDKIRKESGQYDTLTFPGMGEPLLDKSLGKKIEYAKNKNFTVLMLTNAFFLTVDKFKELEEHGLDSIRVSLYGDTPESYKKVHRVLAAGTFEKIKKNLTKISKMKRSTQLLLTYNVVEGINDSETEQWIGYWSGKADLLEVWRPHNWAGGRGYRNVQKKKLKTCGRPFNTPLQVQVDGTVNMCCFDFNGELLLGDLKTQSLKDIFRSPMFKKIVKCHTSGNFKNSGLICEDCDQRNADKSDVMVYNSKFDIKERVKKVSTTYTDVL, from the coding sequence ATGATACCCAAGAGCAATGAGATAAGGGTCGAAGTATCAACGAGGTGCAACTATAACTGCATCATCTGCCCCAGAGAAAAGCTTACGAGAAAGAAAGAGACGATGAGCCTGAAGCTCTTTAAGGATCTCTTTGACAAAATAAGAAAAGAGTCAGGCCAGTATGACACATTGACCTTTCCCGGCATGGGAGAGCCTCTCCTGGATAAGTCCCTCGGCAAAAAGATCGAATATGCCAAAAACAAGAACTTTACCGTGCTTATGCTCACGAATGCCTTTTTTCTCACGGTCGATAAGTTTAAGGAGCTTGAAGAACACGGCCTGGATTCCATAAGGGTGAGCCTTTACGGAGATACGCCTGAGTCATATAAAAAGGTGCACAGGGTGCTTGCCGCCGGGACTTTTGAGAAAATAAAGAAGAACCTCACAAAGATCTCAAAGATGAAGAGATCAACACAGCTTCTGCTTACATATAATGTTGTTGAAGGGATCAATGATTCTGAGACAGAGCAATGGATAGGCTACTGGTCTGGTAAGGCTGACCTGCTGGAGGTATGGCGCCCGCATAATTGGGCCGGCGGAAGAGGCTACAGGAATGTGCAGAAGAAGAAGCTCAAGACATGCGGCCGCCCGTTCAATACCCCGCTTCAGGTTCAGGTTGACGGAACCGTGAATATGTGCTGTTTTGATTTTAACGGCGAGCTGCTGCTGGGCGACCTTAAGACGCAATCACTTAAAGATATATTCAGATCACCGATGTTTAAGAAGATTGTAAAGTGCCACACATCAGGCAATTTCAAAAATAGCGGCCTTATCTGCGAGGACTGCGACCAGAGGAACGCGGACAAGTCTGACGTGATGGTATATAACTCAAAGTTCGATATAAAGGAGAGGGTCAAGAAGGTCTCCACAACTTATACTGACGTTTTATAG
- a CDS encoding dTDP-4-dehydrorhamnose 3,5-epimerase family protein, producing the protein MIDGVLIKPLKAFSDERGSVMHMLRSDDSLFQKFGEVYFSTVNPGHIKGWKKHLRMTQHFAVPSGNVKFVIYDDRDASPTRGNIQETEIGVDNYQLLRLPPLLWYAFMPLGESPSLIANCTDLPHDPEESVNIPLTDKRIPYDFEPGK; encoded by the coding sequence ATGATCGACGGCGTGCTGATTAAACCGCTGAAGGCCTTCTCTGATGAGAGAGGCAGCGTGATGCATATGCTGAGGTCTGATGACAGCCTGTTCCAAAAGTTCGGAGAGGTCTATTTTTCAACCGTCAATCCCGGCCATATCAAGGGATGGAAGAAGCATCTCAGGATGACACAGCACTTCGCGGTTCCTTCAGGAAACGTCAAGTTCGTTATTTATGACGACAGGGATGCTTCACCTACCAGAGGCAACATACAGGAGACAGAGATAGGCGTGGACAATTATCAGCTTTTGCGCCTGCCGCCGTTGCTATGGTACGCCTTTATGCCTTTGGGCGAATCTCCGTCTCTTATAGCCAACTGCACTGACCTGCCCCATGACCCTGAAGAGTCTGTCAATATTCCGCTTACTGATAAAAGAATTCCTTACGACTTTGAACCCGGTAAATAA
- a CDS encoding glycosyltransferase family 4 protein encodes MKKRKIIIWESLPNIAGGQRAALNIAAQLKERFELEFIVPSKGALSDSLEQQKIKVHYLELGTYQLGKKGAGDVFRFIRYTPAALLRSYKIIKGAGLLYVNSTRLFPWSAIIGNIAGVPVIWHIHNILSDRKAVSMVEFFGKFSSVKRMIAVSKAAKAQYSALMDKTDVVYNGVDTAKFHVFPMIDGRSSEEKKIGIIADLIPIKGHDTLFRAVALIKDRIPVKLMVVGSHQEHMREYAGKLKGLVDELGLNDNIVFTGHRSDIPEILNSLDLLVISSKSEACPMIALEAFACGVPVIGSDAGGTPELIEDGRTGFVFRANDEKDLAEKILHILNDPPLLSKLKKNCRKASEERFNLDNFSRDIEKIVAEVIL; translated from the coding sequence ATGAAGAAAAGGAAGATAATTATCTGGGAGAGCCTTCCGAATATCGCGGGAGGCCAGAGGGCCGCGTTAAATATTGCCGCGCAGCTTAAAGAGAGATTCGAACTTGAATTCATCGTGCCGTCAAAAGGCGCTCTCTCAGATTCACTTGAGCAGCAGAAGATCAAGGTGCATTACTTGGAACTTGGCACATATCAGCTTGGTAAAAAAGGGGCAGGAGATGTTTTTAGATTTATCCGTTACACTCCTGCGGCTTTATTGAGGTCTTATAAAATTATCAAAGGCGCAGGCCTGCTCTATGTCAACAGCACAAGGCTCTTCCCGTGGAGCGCGATCATAGGGAATATCGCAGGGGTTCCGGTCATTTGGCATATACACAATATCCTTTCAGACAGAAAGGCCGTATCAATGGTGGAGTTCTTCGGGAAGTTCAGCTCTGTGAAAAGAATGATCGCGGTATCCAAAGCAGCAAAAGCTCAATACAGCGCTCTGATGGATAAAACAGATGTTGTTTATAACGGCGTTGATACTGCAAAGTTTCATGTCTTCCCCATGATCGATGGTAGAAGCAGTGAGGAAAAGAAGATAGGTATCATAGCTGACCTCATTCCAATAAAGGGGCATGATACTTTATTCAGGGCGGTTGCGCTGATAAAGGATAGAATTCCTGTGAAGCTCATGGTTGTCGGGTCGCATCAGGAACATATGAGGGAATATGCCGGCAAGCTGAAAGGCCTTGTTGATGAACTCGGCCTCAATGATAATATTGTTTTTACGGGGCATCGTTCCGACATTCCGGAGATCCTGAACAGCCTTGACCTTCTGGTCATATCATCAAAATCTGAAGCCTGTCCGATGATTGCGCTTGAGGCGTTTGCCTGCGGTGTCCCTGTGATCGGTTCGGATGCCGGCGGAACTCCTGAGCTTATCGAAGACGGCAGGACGGGTTTTGTCTTCCGCGCCAATGATGAAAAAGATCTTGCTGAAAAGATACTGCATATTTTGAATGATCCTCCTCTGCTAAGTAAGCTGAAAAAGAATTGCAGAAAGGCATCTGAAGAAAGATTTAACCTTGATAATTTTTCAAGGGATATAGAGAAGATAGTCGCAGAGGTGATTTTATGA
- a CDS encoding glycosyltransferase has translation MSTPDTSESSPAVSVIMNCYNSSKYLREAIESVYAQTCKGWEIIFWDNASTDNSADIAKSYGEGLRYFRGEETVPLYAARNLALKEARGRYIAFLDCDDMWLPEKLEEQLSLFENDKEVGLVYSDCILFNEKGREKRLFDVVTPVRGKIFDKLLFSNFINTQTVMIKRDAIEDPEIFFDSRLTLSGDYDAYLRISYKWKVDYIDKPLAKYRVHSGSVTSRKGRRLAADEIGLNIESLKKSIPDFEKQYPEALKFMERRRHIQASLLDWEDGDNKNARKRISHFIFDSIYCFVLYFLMFFPYRIVFKPLHRLYKKNPLSDLA, from the coding sequence ATGTCAACTCCTGACACTTCTGAATCATCGCCTGCGGTAAGCGTAATAATGAACTGCTATAACTCTTCGAAATACCTTCGTGAAGCGATCGAGAGCGTTTACGCCCAGACCTGCAAGGGCTGGGAGATAATATTCTGGGACAACGCCTCGACCGACAACAGCGCTGATATAGCAAAAAGCTACGGCGAAGGATTGAGATATTTTAGAGGAGAGGAAACTGTTCCGCTTTATGCCGCGAGGAATCTCGCGCTTAAAGAGGCGCGCGGAAGGTACATAGCCTTTCTTGACTGTGATGATATGTGGCTGCCTGAAAAGCTTGAGGAGCAACTCTCTCTCTTTGAAAATGATAAAGAGGTAGGGCTTGTCTACAGCGACTGTATCCTCTTCAATGAAAAAGGCAGGGAAAAGAGGCTTTTTGATGTTGTGACGCCTGTCAGGGGAAAGATCTTCGATAAACTGCTTTTTAGCAATTTTATCAATACACAGACGGTGATGATAAAGAGGGATGCCATTGAAGACCCTGAGATCTTTTTCGACAGCCGCCTCACTTTATCCGGTGATTATGACGCGTACCTGCGTATAAGCTACAAATGGAAGGTCGATTATATTGATAAACCGCTTGCGAAGTACCGCGTCCACAGCGGGAGCGTGACATCCAGAAAGGGGAGGAGGCTCGCGGCTGATGAGATAGGCCTGAATATCGAATCATTGAAAAAGAGTATCCCTGATTTTGAGAAGCAATATCCTGAAGCGCTGAAGTTCATGGAGAGAAGAAGGCATATTCAGGCATCGCTTCTTGACTGGGAAGACGGCGATAATAAAAATGCGCGCAAGAGGATCAGCCATTTTATCTTTGACAGCATCTATTGTTTCGTTCTATATTTTTTAATGTTCTTCCCTTACCGCATTGTATTTAAACCTCTTCACAGGCTTTACAAAAAAAACCCTTTGTCTGATCTGGCCTGA
- the rfbF gene encoding glucose-1-phosphate cytidylyltransferase has translation MNDVVILCGGKGTRLSEETVSKPKPMVEIGGKPVLWHIMKHYSHYGCNRFILALGYKGDYIKNYFYNYRVLSSDFTLEMRPEKSPQIHGASDESRWEITFIDTGLETLKGGRIKRLEKYIKSRDFHLTYGDGVSAVDIKKLEKFHSKHGKTGTVTGVHPPSRFGEMVIDGETVTRFEEKPQLSTGIINGGFFMFNKKIFSYLTPDEGCDFEFGPLQKLASEGELKVHKHEGFWQCMDTARERDYLNGLWDAGSPPWKLWR, from the coding sequence ATGAATGATGTTGTGATATTATGCGGGGGCAAAGGCACGCGTTTAAGCGAGGAGACCGTTTCAAAACCCAAGCCTATGGTGGAGATCGGCGGCAAGCCTGTATTGTGGCACATCATGAAGCATTACTCTCATTACGGCTGCAACCGCTTCATACTGGCGCTGGGCTATAAAGGCGATTACATAAAAAATTATTTTTATAATTACCGCGTCCTGTCAAGCGATTTTACGCTTGAGATGAGGCCGGAAAAATCTCCTCAGATACACGGGGCGAGCGACGAGTCCCGCTGGGAGATCACATTTATAGACACAGGGCTTGAGACTTTAAAGGGAGGCAGAATAAAGAGGCTTGAGAAATATATAAAGAGCAGGGATTTTCATCTGACATACGGCGACGGCGTAAGCGCGGTTGACATAAAGAAGCTTGAGAAGTTCCATTCAAAGCACGGGAAGACAGGCACGGTCACAGGCGTGCACCCGCCTTCACGTTTCGGCGAGATGGTGATTGACGGAGAGACCGTGACCCGTTTTGAAGAGAAGCCGCAGTTAAGCACCGGGATCATAAACGGCGGATTTTTCATGTTCAATAAAAAGATATTCAGCTATCTGACCCCTGATGAAGGCTGCGACTTTGAGTTCGGGCCGCTTCAGAAGCTCGCGTCTGAAGGCGAGCTCAAGGTGCATAAACATGAAGGCTTCTGGCAGTGTATGGACACTGCAAGGGAGCGGGATTACCTTAACGGGCTATGGGATGCGGGCAGCCCGCCGTGGAAGCTTTGGAGATGA
- a CDS encoding acyltransferase, with protein sequence MTAFINKFTKYLFKGQLPGILYEKVFIYLIPQWRGFFSFVFYRLLYRGFTYGENLKCWGRIIISKSPESIISIGDNAWIVSDTVRSGIALYSKCKLQAYRNSRIAIGNNVALIGTSVTCRSTLVEIGDGTIIAPNVIIVDSDFHAAWPPHNRALNMGYENDKEVRIGKNVWIGMNVLILKGVTIGDNSIVAAGSVVVKDLPSNVIAGGNPAGVLKSLPVEDSKTETFSP encoded by the coding sequence ATGACCGCATTTATAAATAAGTTTACAAAATATCTTTTCAAAGGGCAGCTTCCCGGGATACTCTATGAAAAGGTATTTATATATTTGATCCCTCAATGGAGAGGTTTTTTTTCTTTTGTTTTTTACAGGCTGCTTTACCGCGGCTTCACATACGGGGAAAATCTGAAATGCTGGGGGCGTATAATTATTTCAAAGAGCCCTGAGAGTATCATAAGCATCGGCGACAACGCGTGGATAGTTTCCGACACTGTGCGCTCGGGAATAGCGCTCTATTCAAAATGTAAACTCCAGGCATACAGAAACTCAAGGATAGCAATAGGAAACAATGTGGCACTGATAGGCACATCCGTAACATGCAGGAGCACCCTTGTCGAAATAGGCGACGGCACGATAATCGCCCCGAACGTGATAATAGTTGATTCGGATTTTCATGCCGCGTGGCCGCCTCATAACAGGGCGCTCAATATGGGTTATGAGAATGACAAAGAGGTCAGGATAGGCAAAAATGTCTGGATAGGAATGAACGTCCTTATCTTGAAAGGCGTTACCATAGGAGATAATTCCATAGTAGCCGCAGGCAGCGTGGTCGTGAAGGATCTGCCGTCCAATGTTATCGCAGGCGGGAATCCGGCAGGTGTTTTAAAAAGCCTGCCTGTTGAAGATTCCAAAACTGAAACATTCTCGCCTTAA